From the Acetomicrobium thermoterrenum DSM 13490 genome, the window CCCTATCGACTCTGCAGGATAACCGGGCATGAGCTCGCCGATTCTGGCGTGTTCCATGTCTAGCACTCCATGGCCCCAGAGGAAGAGGGTGGCAATAACAATTGCGAGTAAAATGTTGATTATGGATCCGGCCGCCAAAATAAGCCATCTTCGTGCGGGGCTTTTGGCGCTAAAGCTCCTTTCAGGATCTTCAACTTCTCCCTCCACAGCCTCTCCCATCCCAGCTAACCGCACAAAACCGCCTATGGGAAATACCCTTATAGACCAGAGCGTTTCCCCTTTTCTTTTTCTATATATCGCAGGGCCCATGCCAAAGGCAAATTCATGGACCTGAACTCCCAGCAACCTGGCCGAAATAAAGTGTCCAAATTCATGGGAAACTACGCACACACCTATTACTATTATGAAAGAAACAAGGGCAAACATTAAATTTTTATCTCCTTTCGCTAAAAAGGCGACATAGTTCTCTAGCTATACGTCGACCAAATTCAACAAGAGAAATCGCTTCTTCCAAGCCGTTTAAATTTGACGGTCCATTATAAGACAAAAGAGCTTTTTCCAACAGAGGGAAAATATCAACTATAGAAATTTTTCCTTTTACAAAGGCTTCAACGGCAACTTCATCGGCGCCGACAATTATGGGCGGATAGGCATTCCCCATCTGCAACGCCCTCCTTGCCAGGGAGTAACATGGAAATTTATTTTCATCCAGTCGTAAAAAATCCAATTTCCATTTCTCAGTGATGGCCAATCTATGGAATAGATGCCCTATCTTTAAACGTTTTGGGTATGAAAGGGCAAAGGATATTGGAATCCTCATATCGGGCTCACTTAAAAACATCTTCACACTCCCGTCGCTAAACCTCACACAGCCGTGTGCAAGGGAGTCGGGCTGAACTACTGCATTTATCTTTTCGATTGGCAGGGCAAAAAGATAACTTGCCTCCATTACCTCAAATCCTTTGTTAAGTAACGTGGCACTATCTACGGTAATCTTCGAGCCCATGCTCCAAGTAGGGTGTTTTAATGCCCTTGAGGGTGTGGCCAGCTTCATTTCTTCATAGGAAGAGTGCAGAAAGGGACCTCCGGAGGCCGTTAGTATAATCTCCTCGATCTCATTCAAGTCTTCTCCAAGCAAGCACTGCCAAACTGCATTATGTTCGCTGTCTATGGGACGCAGGGGATCTGCAAGGGATGCTTTTTCCATTATCCAGGGACCGGCGACTATCAAGCTTTCTTTATTGGCCAATGATACTTCTATCTTTCGATCTAAAGATGCCGATAAAGCTGCTATGGCTTCCGTTCCGGAAGAAGCAAAAACAATGTGATCCATCCCTTCATCTATAAGCTGCATCAGTCCTTCATGTCCAACTAAAACCTTTACGCTTTCGTCATATAAAGCGAAATTCGATGCAGCGACATCGTCGTAGATCACTACGTATTTAGGCTTAAATTCATCGACAAGTTTTTTAAGCTCCTTGATATTAGACCTCACTGCCAAGGCTCTGACGTCAAACTCTTCCGGAAACCGTCTGCAAACATCTAATGTAGCCCTTCCAATGGATCCCGTAGCACCAATGACAGCTAATCTTTTTTGGCTCAATTTAATATCACCTCAAAGGCCAGAAAGATCAATGTTGAGTTAATCAAAATGCTGTCAAACCTATCCAAGAAACCTCCATGTCCAGGTATGAGAGAGCCGCTGTCTTTAGCACCCGCCTCTCTCTTGAAAAGGGATTCGAAAAGATCCCCTACTTGACCCGCAACGCCAACCATTGCCCCCAACAAAATCCACGGCACAGGGGGTATTTTATAATAATATGAAATGATAGCAGCACATAAAATGCTTCCCGAAAGACCTCCTATGAACCCCTCCAGTGTCTTTTTAGGGCTTATGTAAGGAGCAAAAGGTGTTCTTCCGAATTTACTGCCAATTAAGTAAGCAAACACATCGCAGCTCCAGGTGCATAAAAAAAGAGAAAACAATAATTGTATACCTATAGGCCTCTGTCTAAGTAGGACCAGGAAAGACCATGGAAGGACAACCAACATGAGGCCGCTTAACACTCCCCCTACGTTTAAGAGTGCATAGCTTTTATTTATAGTGATTTTCCTGATTAATTCGATAGCCAACACGACGTACGATTGTAAAATGAGCAATAATGTAAGGGCCGTAAAGGAACACCCTTTATAGGCCAAATATATCGCTATCGCTCCTGCGATCAAGCCTATGCCCTTGGATATATGAGAGAAACTGGAGAAAAGTCCGTAATATTCCCATAAAGAAACCAAGGCGATCGCTGAGGCTATCAGAAGCCAAAAAATCCCACCGATATGGATTCCCCCAAGTATGCAAGCAACTATTACGATGCCACTAATTGCGCGTTTTTTTAGTTCTCCCATTTATGATCTGATTCCTCCGTAACGTCTCTCTCTCCTCTGATATTCTTCGACAGCTTCACGTAATTTGCCCTCATCGAATTCAGGCCAAAGGCAATCGGTAAAATAAAGTTCGCTATAAGAAGACTGCCAAAGCCAGAAATTGCTCAACCTCTTCTCTCCGCTAGTCCTAATTATTAAATCAGGATCGGGAACATCGGGAAGGTAAAGATAGCCTCTAAAACACTCCTCATCGATCTCCAAGACATCGTCGCAGTCTGTTTTGGCAGCCAAAATTTTATTTACGGCATCTATGATTTCCTGCCTTCCGCCGTAATTTAAGCACAGGATGAGATCCAGTTTATCTCCTACTTCCGTCTCTTTCTCGGCCCAAAGGGCCAAATCCCTCAGATCCTCCGGAAGTTTATCTATGCGTCCGGAAAAGCGAAGGCGAATGTTTTCTTCTACAAGCCTTTTGACCTTGCATTTAATGTAATATCTGAAAAGCCCAAATAGGCCTAAAACCTCTCCCTTGGGACGTCTCCAATTTTCAGTAGAAAAAGCAAAAAGGGACAGATACCGTATACCCATTTCAATAGCAGCCATTACAGTCTTCTCCACGGCCTTTACTCCTGCGTAGTGCCCCATTATCCTGGGTAAATGCCGCTGTTTCGCCCACCGCCCGTTGCCATCCATAATTATGGCAACATGAGAAGGCATTATTGCTTCGCCGCTTGCCTTATCTCGTCCCACCGAGCTTTTACCTCCTGGATATCTTGCCACGTCAAATGCCTAGGACTGCCGACCTTGCGCGATTGATTTCTGAGCAGGTAGCTGGGATGAAACATTGGCATAAGTTTAATCCCATACCAATCGAACCACTTTCCCCTAAGCTGTGTAATCCCTTCGTGCGTAGTCTTAAGCAACCACTTGGTTGGCGTATTCCCTAAAGTAACCAAAATTTTCGGCTGTACTAAGGAAATTTGAGCAAAAAGATAATCGTTACATGCCGAACACTCCTCAACTGTGGGAACTCTGTTTTGGGGAGGCCTGCACTTGACGACGTTTGTGATATAAACTTCACTCCTATCGATGCCTGCTGCAGCGAAGATCTGATTCAACAACTGTCCGGCCTTTCCAACGAAAGGCAAGCCCTGTAAATCTTCGTCAGCTCCAGGCCCTTCTCCGACGAACATCAGTTCGGTTTTTTTCGATCCCTCCCCGAATACGCTTTGAGTCCTGTTTTCCGAGAGAGGACATTTTCTACATTCCTTGACTTTTTCTTCAAGAATTTTCCAAGTTTCGTCTACTTTTTTGTCGATCTCCTTCCCAGATAAAAGATAGAGAGTTTCAGACATCGCTTTTCCTCCATCCTTCGATCAAAATGTCAATTTCACCCAAATCCAATCCAGTCAAAAATGGCAAAACCGAAAAAATTCTACGTTGCACCTTTCGGCCGACTTCAATGAATTTGTATTTGCCAATAGACACAACTAAAGAGACGTTTAGGGATACCTTTCCATCGTTGTCAGACTTTACTCTTACCTCTTTAACTTCACACACCTGTGCTCCAAGAGAGGCCACTCGTCTAACAATTTGTTCTATAGCTAAAGGCCCTACCTCGACTTCTCCATAGTAACTAAAAGGAGGTCTG encodes:
- the dxr gene encoding 1-deoxy-D-xylulose-5-phosphate reductoisomerase, which codes for MSQKRLAVIGATGSIGRATLDVCRRFPEEFDVRALAVRSNIKELKKLVDEFKPKYVVIYDDVAASNFALYDESVKVLVGHEGLMQLIDEGMDHIVFASSGTEAIAALSASLDRKIEVSLANKESLIVAGPWIMEKASLADPLRPIDSEHNAVWQCLLGEDLNEIEEIILTASGGPFLHSSYEEMKLATPSRALKHPTWSMGSKITVDSATLLNKGFEVMEASYLFALPIEKINAVVQPDSLAHGCVRFSDGSVKMFLSEPDMRIPISFALSYPKRLKIGHLFHRLAITEKWKLDFLRLDENKFPCYSLARRALQMGNAYPPIIVGADEVAVEAFVKGKISIVDIFPLLEKALLSYNGPSNLNGLEEAISLVEFGRRIARELCRLFSERR
- a CDS encoding phosphatidate cytidylyltransferase produces the protein MGELKKRAISGIVIVACILGGIHIGGIFWLLIASAIALVSLWEYYGLFSSFSHISKGIGLIAGAIAIYLAYKGCSFTALTLLLILQSYVVLAIELIRKITINKSYALLNVGGVLSGLMLVVLPWSFLVLLRQRPIGIQLLFSLFLCTWSCDVFAYLIGSKFGRTPFAPYISPKKTLEGFIGGLSGSILCAAIISYYYKIPPVPWILLGAMVGVAGQVGDLFESLFKREAGAKDSGSLIPGHGGFLDRFDSILINSTLIFLAFEVILN
- the uppS gene encoding polyprenyl diphosphate synthase, which encodes MPSHVAIIMDGNGRWAKQRHLPRIMGHYAGVKAVEKTVMAAIEMGIRYLSLFAFSTENWRRPKGEVLGLFGLFRYYIKCKVKRLVEENIRLRFSGRIDKLPEDLRDLALWAEKETEVGDKLDLILCLNYGGRQEIIDAVNKILAAKTDCDDVLEIDEECFRGYLYLPDVPDPDLIIRTSGEKRLSNFWLWQSSYSELYFTDCLWPEFDEGKLREAVEEYQRRERRYGGIRS
- a CDS encoding uracil-DNA glycosylase; its protein translation is MSETLYLLSGKEIDKKVDETWKILEEKVKECRKCPLSENRTQSVFGEGSKKTELMFVGEGPGADEDLQGLPFVGKAGQLLNQIFAAAGIDRSEVYITNVVKCRPPQNRVPTVEECSACNDYLFAQISLVQPKILVTLGNTPTKWLLKTTHEGITQLRGKWFDWYGIKLMPMFHPSYLLRNQSRKVGSPRHLTWQDIQEVKARWDEIRQAAKQ